In Xenorhabdus poinarii G6, the following are encoded in one genomic region:
- the aroL gene encoding shikimate kinase AroL, protein MKQTLFIVGARGAGKTTIGKLLSKALSYKFIDTDERIQTISTMTIAELVEQHGWEHFRQLESHTLKALSQNEHVISTGGGMVLSPENRQYMQQNGIVIYLQASAEVLSQRLSLNPENSQRPSLTGKSIIEEMEEILVKREPLYQACADFVVDASLATEDIVSCVKSYILSQKSNLI, encoded by the coding sequence ATGAAACAAACTCTATTCATCGTAGGTGCACGAGGTGCAGGGAAGACGACAATAGGTAAGTTGTTGTCGAAAGCGTTGTCGTATAAATTTATTGACACGGATGAGCGTATTCAGACCATCAGTACAATGACGATTGCCGAGCTTGTTGAGCAGCATGGATGGGAACATTTCAGACAATTAGAAAGCCACACATTGAAAGCGCTGAGTCAGAATGAACATGTTATTTCAACAGGTGGGGGAATGGTTTTGTCGCCTGAGAACCGTCAGTATATGCAACAAAATGGTATCGTCATTTATTTACAGGCATCCGCCGAAGTCCTGAGTCAACGGTTATCACTCAATCCAGAAAATTCACAGCGTCCTAGCTTAACAGGGAAGTCCATCATAGAGGAAATGGAAGAAATATTGGTTAAAAGGGAACCATTATATCAAGCGTGTGCTGACTTCGTTGTCGATGCCAGTCTTGCAACAGAAGATATTGTTTCCTGTGTTAAATCTTACATTTTAAGTCAGAAAAGTAATCTAATTTGA
- the proA gene encoding glutamate-5-semialdehyde dehydrogenase, with protein MLELEQMGKAAKAASWQLAQLSTNQKNQALNHIADLLETEIEAILAANQQDMEQAREQGMSEALLDRLLLTPERLRAITDDVRQVCRLADPVGQVIDGQLLDNGLQLSRRRVPLGVIGVIYEARPNVTIDVASLCLKTGNAVILRGGKETHYTNQAMVKVIQQALEQSGLPAAAVQAINKPDREWVAELLKMDRYVDMLIPRGGVGLHKLCREQSTIPVITGGIGVCHTFVDETVNIERALEIITNAKVQRPSACNSLETLLVHKKIAVDFLPSLSVKMKALGVTLHASKSAMVLLKDGPATVVEVTEDDYCDEWLSLDMNVKIVSDIGHAIEHIRAYGTAHSDAILTDSLQQADHFVRHVDSAAVYVNASTRFTDGGQFGLGAEVAVSTQKLHSRGPMGLDALTTYKWIGYGDYLPRR; from the coding sequence ATGCTAGAGCTAGAGCAAATGGGAAAAGCAGCCAAAGCAGCATCATGGCAATTGGCGCAATTAAGTACTAATCAGAAAAACCAAGCGTTAAATCATATTGCTGATTTGTTGGAAACAGAAATTGAAGCCATTCTTGCGGCTAATCAGCAAGATATGGAGCAAGCCCGTGAACAGGGAATGAGTGAAGCACTGCTCGATCGGTTATTACTGACACCTGAACGGCTGAGAGCGATAACTGATGATGTACGCCAGGTTTGCCGTCTGGCTGATCCTGTAGGGCAGGTTATTGATGGACAATTATTGGATAATGGGTTGCAACTGAGTCGCCGCCGGGTTCCTTTGGGGGTGATTGGTGTGATTTATGAAGCTCGTCCCAATGTGACCATTGATGTGGCATCTTTGTGCCTGAAAACAGGTAATGCGGTGATCCTGCGGGGTGGCAAAGAGACTCACTATACTAATCAGGCGATGGTGAAAGTGATACAGCAGGCATTAGAACAAAGCGGTTTACCTGCCGCCGCGGTTCAGGCTATCAATAAACCCGATCGTGAATGGGTGGCTGAGTTACTGAAAATGGATCGTTATGTCGATATGTTGATCCCGCGAGGTGGGGTTGGATTGCATAAATTATGCCGGGAACAATCGACTATTCCGGTGATTACTGGTGGTATTGGTGTTTGTCATACGTTTGTGGATGAAACCGTCAATATTGAAAGAGCATTAGAAATCATCACTAATGCAAAAGTTCAGCGCCCAAGTGCTTGTAATTCATTAGAAACGTTATTAGTACATAAAAAAATCGCCGTTGATTTTCTGCCTAGTTTAAGTGTCAAAATGAAAGCACTGGGAGTGACATTGCACGCAAGTAAATCAGCAATGGTATTGTTGAAAGATGGCCCTGCTACTGTCGTCGAAGTCACAGAAGATGATTACTGTGATGAATGGTTATCTTTAGATATGAATGTGAAAATTGTCAGTGATATCGGACATGCTATTGAGCACATTCGTGCCTATGGTACCGCTCACTCTGATGCGATCCTGACGGATTCATTGCAGCAGGCTGACCATTTTGTGCGCCACGTTGATTCAGCCGCGGTATATGTGAATGCAAGTACACGTTTTACGGATGGCGGGCAATTTGGTTTGGGGGCAGAGGTGGCTGTCAGCACTCAGAAATTGCACTCCAGAGGTCCAATGGGGCTTGATGCACTGACAACCTATAAATGGATTGGTTATGGCGATTATTTGCCACGCCGTTAA
- the proB gene encoding glutamate 5-kinase encodes MNGSQTLVVKLGTSVLTGGSRRLNRAHIVELVRQCAQQHEKGHRIIIVTSGAIAAGREHLGYPDLPATIASKQLLAAVGQSRLIQLWEQLFSIYGIHVGQMLLTRADLEDRERFLNARDTLQALLDNRIVPIINENDAVATAEIKVGDNDNLSALAAILGSADKLLLLTDIAGLYTADPRNNPDATLIAEVHDISDELKMMAGDSVSGLGTGGMATKLQAAGVAGRAGIDVIIAAGNRPDVIADVIEGNSVGTRFRGLATPMESRKRWIFGAPPAGEIIVDHGAEAAIIGKGSSLLPKGIKNVKGDFSRGEVICIRSLSGKDLAHGVCRYNSDALRLIAGHHSQQISQILGYEYGAVAVHRDDFIVI; translated from the coding sequence ATGAATGGCAGCCAAACATTGGTTGTGAAACTGGGGACGAGTGTATTGACTGGTGGCTCTCGTCGTTTGAATCGTGCTCACATTGTGGAATTGGTTCGTCAATGTGCTCAACAGCATGAAAAAGGCCATCGCATTATTATTGTGACGTCTGGTGCGATTGCGGCTGGACGTGAACATTTAGGTTACCCTGATCTTCCGGCAACGATTGCGTCAAAGCAGTTGCTGGCAGCCGTTGGGCAAAGTCGTCTGATTCAGTTGTGGGAACAGCTTTTCTCTATTTATGGTATTCATGTTGGGCAAATGCTTCTGACCCGTGCGGATTTGGAAGATCGTGAACGTTTCCTGAATGCAAGGGACACCCTACAGGCTTTGCTTGATAATCGCATTGTGCCCATTATTAATGAAAATGATGCTGTTGCGACAGCAGAGATTAAAGTGGGTGACAATGATAATCTTTCTGCGCTGGCGGCTATTCTGGGGAGTGCGGATAAACTTTTGCTCCTGACCGATATCGCAGGACTTTATACCGCCGATCCGCGCAATAACCCCGATGCAACATTGATTGCTGAAGTGCATGATATTAGTGATGAACTGAAAATGATGGCAGGAGACAGTGTTTCGGGGTTAGGCACTGGGGGAATGGCAACAAAACTTCAGGCGGCGGGGGTCGCTGGACGAGCCGGTATTGATGTTATTATCGCCGCCGGTAATAGGCCGGATGTGATTGCGGACGTTATTGAAGGCAACTCAGTGGGAACACGCTTTCGTGGGCTGGCGACTCCGATGGAAAGCCGCAAGCGTTGGATCTTTGGTGCACCTCCGGCGGGGGAAATTATTGTTGATCACGGTGCAGAAGCGGCGATTATCGGGAAAGGGAGTTCGTTACTCCCCAAAGGAATCAAAAACGTTAAAGGTGATTTTTCCCGCGGTGAAGTTATTTGCATCCGTAGCCTATCGGGCAAAGATTTGGCTCATGGCGTGTGCCGTTACAACAGTGATGCTTTACGTTTGATTGCAGGCCATCATTCACAGCAAATTAGCCAGATATTGGGTTATGAATATGGTGCTGTTGCGGTTCACCGTGACGATTTTATCGTAATTTAA
- the crl gene encoding sigma factor-binding protein Crl → MTLPTSYSKNRLLKRFSALGPYVRELKCQNGYFFFDCLAVCVSAKVTPEKREFWGWWLELEEQDQGFVYNYQIGLFDKHGEWHVMGIKKKSDLEHLESTLQTFHQRLADAFDTLKLTLIPSENTATLQTQVIA, encoded by the coding sequence ATGACTTTACCCACAAGTTATTCTAAAAATAGGTTGTTAAAGCGTTTTTCTGCATTAGGACCGTATGTACGTGAATTAAAGTGTCAGAATGGTTATTTTTTCTTTGACTGTCTGGCGGTTTGTGTCAGTGCAAAAGTGACGCCAGAAAAACGGGAATTTTGGGGGTGGTGGTTAGAATTAGAAGAGCAGGATCAAGGTTTTGTTTATAATTATCAGATAGGTTTGTTTGATAAACATGGTGAGTGGCATGTCATGGGTATCAAAAAAAAGTCTGATCTAGAACACCTTGAATCAACTTTGCAGACATTTCACCAACGTTTGGCCGATGCTTTTGATACGCTCAAATTGACGTTGATCCCATCAGAAAATACGGCTACCCTTCAAACACAAGTTATAGCATGA
- the frsA gene encoding esterase FrsA produces the protein MTKQNLSESLFKPRFKQRETSTLVRYTCPQSGTASDSVLRSERRERWYRMINWLAWIWRGVNPLEIQDVLSRIAVTDAERSTEHLLDTVVGYRKGNWAFEWSQEAMHWQQEALNTGDVEKASEYWSKAATLYGIAAYPHLRGDELADQAIVLANKAYENAARFSDHELKKLVFRLEDGKSVTGLLHIPSHIEEPCPTIFVCASLDNVQSDFWRLFCEHLAPLGFAMLTVDMPSVGYSAKFTLTQDTCALHRQILQQLNRIPWIDHTRVGVFGFRFGANIAVRLAYLEPKLIKGVSVIGPIVHELLYDEKLQQKIPSMYIDVLANRLGIYHLDAERLRSELSCYSLKKQGLLGRRCTVPMFSVYWEDDIFSPRKDSKLIAMSSMDGSLRAIPATPIYRGFNRSLHEISVWLKEKVL, from the coding sequence ATGACGAAACAAAACCTTTCAGAATCGTTGTTTAAACCTCGTTTTAAACAACGGGAGACTTCTACACTGGTAAGATATACTTGTCCACAATCGGGAACGGCCAGTGATAGTGTGCTTCGTAGCGAGCGCCGCGAGCGTTGGTATCGAATGATTAATTGGCTCGCTTGGATCTGGAGGGGTGTCAATCCGCTGGAAATTCAAGATGTGCTAAGTCGGATTGCCGTAACTGATGCCGAGCGTAGTACTGAACATTTGTTGGATACTGTGGTCGGCTATCGCAAAGGAAACTGGGCATTTGAGTGGTCCCAGGAAGCCATGCACTGGCAACAAGAAGCCTTGAATACTGGGGATGTAGAAAAAGCCAGTGAATACTGGTCAAAGGCTGCAACATTATACGGTATTGCGGCTTATCCTCATTTACGTGGTGATGAATTGGCCGATCAGGCGATTGTGCTGGCAAATAAAGCCTATGAAAATGCGGCCCGTTTTTCTGATCATGAATTGAAAAAATTGGTATTCCGGCTGGAAGATGGCAAAAGTGTGACGGGGTTATTGCATATTCCTTCCCATATAGAGGAGCCTTGTCCAACCATATTCGTTTGTGCCAGTCTTGATAATGTACAGAGTGATTTTTGGCGGTTATTCTGTGAGCACTTGGCGCCCCTTGGTTTTGCTATGTTAACGGTAGATATGCCTTCCGTTGGTTACTCCGCTAAATTCACATTGACACAGGATACCTGCGCACTTCATCGACAAATTCTACAACAACTCAATAGAATACCGTGGATTGATCATACTCGTGTCGGTGTATTTGGTTTTCGTTTTGGCGCTAATATTGCTGTTCGTCTTGCTTATCTGGAGCCGAAATTAATTAAAGGAGTGTCGGTGATAGGCCCGATTGTGCATGAATTGCTGTACGATGAAAAACTACAGCAGAAAATTCCGTCAATGTATATTGACGTATTGGCCAATCGCTTGGGGATTTATCATCTTGATGCAGAAAGATTACGATCAGAACTGAGTTGCTATTCATTGAAAAAACAAGGGCTGTTAGGACGTCGTTGTACTGTGCCTATGTTTTCAGTGTATTGGGAAGATGATATTTTCAGTCCAAGAAAAGACTCAAAGTTAATTGCAATGTCATCGATGGATGGTTCTTTACGGGCTATTCCTGCTACACCCATTTATAGAGGTTTCAATAGGTCGTTACACGAAATAAGTGTATGGTTGAAAGAAAAAGTTTTATAA
- the gpt gene encoding xanthine phosphoribosyltransferase, translating into MSEKYVVTWDMLQIHARQLAQRLLPVEQWKGIIAVSRGGLVPGALLARELGIRHVDTVCISSYDHDNQRELKVLKKAEGDGEGFIVVDDLVDTGGTAQAIRDMYPKAHFVTIFAKPTGRPLVDDYVVDIPQNTWIEQPWDMGVMFIPPICDK; encoded by the coding sequence ATGAGTGAGAAATATGTTGTAACGTGGGATATGTTGCAAATACATGCCCGTCAATTGGCACAACGTTTACTTCCTGTAGAACAATGGAAAGGTATTATCGCTGTTAGCCGTGGTGGTCTCGTGCCCGGTGCGTTACTGGCGCGTGAATTGGGCATTCGCCATGTCGATACGGTCTGTATTTCCAGCTATGATCATGATAATCAGCGCGAGTTGAAAGTATTGAAAAAAGCAGAAGGTGACGGTGAAGGCTTCATCGTTGTTGATGATCTGGTTGATACTGGTGGTACGGCTCAGGCAATTCGTGATATGTATCCAAAAGCCCATTTTGTCACGATTTTTGCAAAACCGACCGGCCGTCCTCTTGTCGATGATTATGTTGTGGATATCCCCCAGAATACCTGGATTGAACAGCCATGGGATATGGGTGTAATGTTCATTCCGCCTATTTGTGATAAGTAA
- the pepD gene encoding beta-Ala-His dipeptidase — MSELSTLSPQPLWDIFAQICAIPHPSYHEEALVAHIIEWAKNKKFHVERDEIGNVLIRKPASKGMENRKAVVLQAHLDMVPQKNNDTQHDFTQDPIRPYIDGDWVTADGTTLGADNGIGMASALAVLADESIKHGPLEVLLTMTEEAGMDGAFDLQSGWLQADILINTDSEEEGEIYMGCAGGIDVVTALQLSREALPTNYKTLQLTIKGLKGGHSGGDIHLGLGNANKLLARFLAAHTDELELKLIHLQGGTLRNAIPREGSTIIAVPAHKVEKLSQLKESYLETLKNEYAVVEHNLTLLLEETEISSHALTTDCQTRFISMLNSMPNGVIRMSDVAKGVVETSLNMGIVTMDEEKTEVICLIRSLIESGKDYVVEILRSLAKLSGAEIIASGSYPGWQPDANSPIMQLVRETYHQLFDKTPNIMVIHAGLECGLFKKPYPDMDMVSIGPTIRGAHSPDEKVHIKSVGQYWQLLTAILKAIPVKE; from the coding sequence GTGTCTGAATTATCAACATTATCCCCGCAACCATTATGGGATATTTTTGCTCAAATCTGCGCCATTCCTCATCCTTCCTATCATGAAGAAGCTTTGGTCGCTCATATCATTGAGTGGGCAAAAAACAAAAAATTCCATGTAGAGCGGGATGAAATCGGCAATGTTTTGATCAGAAAACCCGCATCAAAGGGCATGGAAAATCGCAAGGCTGTCGTACTTCAGGCACACCTTGACATGGTTCCACAAAAAAACAACGACACTCAACACGATTTTACACAAGATCCTATCCGTCCTTATATCGATGGCGACTGGGTGACGGCTGATGGCACTACGCTTGGTGCGGATAACGGTATCGGTATGGCTTCCGCTCTGGCGGTGTTGGCAGACGAATCCATCAAACATGGTCCCCTGGAAGTGTTACTTACCATGACCGAAGAGGCGGGTATGGATGGCGCATTCGACCTGCAATCTGGCTGGTTGCAAGCTGATATTCTGATCAATACCGATTCAGAAGAAGAAGGTGAAATCTATATGGGTTGTGCTGGTGGTATTGATGTTGTCACCGCTTTGCAACTGTCACGTGAAGCACTACCGACTAACTACAAAACCCTGCAATTAACGATTAAGGGATTAAAAGGAGGTCACTCTGGGGGCGACATTCATCTGGGATTAGGCAATGCTAACAAACTGCTGGCTCGCTTTCTGGCGGCGCATACGGATGAGCTGGAACTAAAATTAATCCATCTGCAAGGTGGAACGCTACGCAACGCTATCCCTCGCGAAGGTTCAACTATCATTGCCGTTCCTGCCCATAAAGTTGAAAAACTGTCTCAATTGAAAGAGAGCTATCTGGAAACATTGAAAAACGAATATGCTGTCGTTGAACACAATCTCACGCTCTTGTTGGAAGAAACCGAAATATCATCACACGCATTAACCACAGATTGTCAGACGCGCTTCATCTCCATGCTCAACAGCATGCCTAATGGTGTTATTCGGATGAGTGATGTTGCCAAAGGTGTTGTAGAAACATCTCTGAACATGGGCATTGTCACCATGGATGAAGAAAAAACGGAAGTTATTTGCCTGATTCGTTCACTCATCGAAAGTGGCAAGGATTATGTGGTTGAAATTCTGCGTTCTCTGGCAAAACTGTCCGGGGCAGAAATCATAGCAAGTGGCAGCTATCCGGGGTGGCAACCTGATGCCAATTCCCCCATTATGCAGTTAGTACGTGAAACTTATCATCAATTGTTCGATAAAACCCCGAATATTATGGTGATCCACGCCGGCTTGGAATGTGGTCTATTTAAAAAACCGTATCCTGATATGGATATGGTTTCTATCGGCCCAACTATCCGCGGCGCTCATTCCCCTGATGAAAAAGTTCACATTAAGAGTGTCGGTCAATATTGGCAATTACTCACTGCGATTCTAAAAGCGATCCCGGTTAAAGAATAA